One genomic segment of Impatiens glandulifera chromosome 6, dImpGla2.1, whole genome shotgun sequence includes these proteins:
- the LOC124943455 gene encoding keratin, type I cytoskeletal 9-like codes for MAAESQDDSSNEESSTDELDNTLKKNTYETHVANLNFSKFEKQLFSRQSEMMSLERQINFDNHREVLESMELYKNQLIEIQGTAAEREQSRITQGERSRRGEGVSTGTRSMRAPTNDENPSSTKRGGGRSGGDRGGRSSSGGHGGKSGNDRGGRSSGDDRGGRTSGSGCGGRALPPFQNLLTDEGISGGDFNYPIDPRVKREEQ; via the exons ATGGCTGCAGAATCACAAGATGATTCATCCAATGAAGAATCCTCTACTGATG AATTGGAtaatactctgaagaagaatacgtatgagactcatgttGCAAATCTAAATTTCTCTAAATTTGAAAAGCAGCTCTTCAGTCGGCAATCTGAAATGATGAGTCTTGAAAGACAAATCAATTTTGATAATCATCGTGAGGTCTTGGAATCAAtggaattatacaagaatcagcTCATTGAAATTCAAGGAA CTGCTGCTGAAAGAGAACAGTCCCGTATCACCCAAGGTGAGCGCAGTAGAAGAGGCGAGGGTGTATCAACCGGCACCAGATCTATGCGAGCACCAACCAACGATGAAAATCCAAGTTCAACCAAAAGAGgaggaggtcgaagcggtggtgatcgcggAGGCCGAAGCAGTAGTGGTGGTCATGGTGGGAAATCTGGTAATGATCGAGGAGGTCGTTCCAGTGGTGATGATCGTGGTGGGAGAACAAGTGGTAGCGGTTGTGGTGGTCGTGCTCTTCCTCCGTTCCAAAACCTGCTAACTGATGAAGGAATAAGCGGTGGAGATTTCAACTATCCAatcgatcctcgagtgaaaagggaagaacaatga